The Takifugu rubripes chromosome 3, fTakRub1.2, whole genome shotgun sequence genome contains a region encoding:
- the LOC101071262 gene encoding zinc finger protein 335 isoform X4 has protein sequence MHFLTKFHKFFHIVHSQDSSTSLKCFFVMDSEENEVESSSDAGPSGMEEPSESGMGMESSEAMSADSSDAAASHLQAPESDCHVGQSSERLVVFIPETSSSTDIRVSSVHLPDSSSVAQSTSVSSVSTVTQSVLVSESAQVLVHSSAASEGAMMVSDSTASTSSDLGSAIDKIIESTIGPDMMNGCIAVTSAEDGGAETTQYLILQGPDDGAPMVAQMSSSALSNRIAIEALGEGPTSTCVDQGDLQRNLEPDQPDDRPGHSGYPEDSSSQPDQPQHSHPSQYMDCSGDGPDQTEESSSSFVECSSEGPDQTRSQSRFPDYNEETSNQDLPGYVECSGADSNATSHGHYVVECSAGYLECVVDDGERPHHSRSYIDSSADHQTQTSRQYGAEYRGECVAAADSEQPGCSRYRRTDDDEDDEQNQDPDQPQHSQQPHQISCYMENSNGREASIYADDSSSSDHPLADTAGSVGLPEALECSESQSGPYISSSGTYNPNPEPEPEAQHCSPSQEEPQGSQAPQNEAKVDREMETSTVADGSREIPPNLAELEEMMEVVIVQQFKCKMCPYKSASKDTLINHMRDRHFKPAGDMTKKRKRGRPTKSEMLARQQAEREETIERKAAKLKAAEPQQAEEDEDDVVDAGAIDDPEDDSDYNPADADCDGRPPPVPKKSTPPISSSSQGRPRRKVGRPRKYSLLDEGYNEQEAEDVAKKSKMDGDTSPPEEASSSGLNNGTTMATSEETAEAAVSQSDSENKDPSSNAQPEELYKSKRGRPSKHFLRNKYKKYINRNRCFKSIRPLLRPHNCWICGSRFLTQEDLRFHVDSHEGNDPELFKCLQCNYRCKRWSSLKEHMFNHKGSKPFKCEECDYSSVYRKDVLRHSAVHNKDKKRKTEMAPKASEFLCPVCDKVYPMQKRLTQHMKTHSSEKPHMCDKCGKSFKKRYTFKMHLLTHIQSLGDSRFKCEFCEYTCENKKLLLNHQLSHTNDRPFKCDFCKYSTSKEEFLVSHLAIKHTGEKPFSCTMCHFMTKHRKNLRLHVQCRHPEAFEEWSVAHPEEPARRRRRPFFTLQQIEELKQQYDSSPGMPRTIVTVDSATLQAMQGVESASVSQDTLGNTTIIYEQAETDLSAQNALHLLLNMSNARELVGNALQVAVVNSEDKALEKGTWSTVTTTPGQTQKVVTFHVSENGETVLQEAYEETASDTGEVTQIAIEAYEGGEEFTVVEQNTEDNQSPENSNGEIRGSPTVEVSESENMKSERFYLASTLSDGVLQQVELSSEAPASPSAVSSPSVNTKRFSCRICMESFHGRSDMENHKRAHLDANTFKCPDCDFTSTSWPEVKNKKDLRRHMMTHTNEKPFLCKLCGQRFNRNGHLKFHMERLHNQENLIRKNPTSTSQQTIIVNSDEEALATLQSLQGHQTALTPERLQALGQEHIIVAQEPSDQEESAYIQQITTIDGQTVQHLMTGDNQVTEVQYIISQEGMSHLTPHEYVVVSDGSHIQMPDGQIIQYEHDGTFLQEQQIAVSHDGQIRYLPVRSEQQIVIPEDLKAGDPSEVTDAALMQTQTLYTEATPEQLEQLQQQGIQYDVITFTDE, from the exons ATGCATTTCTTGACCAAGTTCCACAAGTTCTTCCATATTGTTCACAGCCAGGATTCCTCCACTTCacttaaatgtttttttg TTATGGATTCAGAGGAGAATGAAGTGGAAAGCAGCAGTGATGCTGGCCCCTCTGGAATGGAGGAGCCGTCTGAGAGTGGCATGGGTATGGAGTCTTCAGAGGCCATGTCTGCTGACAGCAGTGATGCTGCTGCCTCCCATCTACAGGCTCCAGAGTCCGACTGCCATGTGGGACAGAGCTCAGAGAGGCTTGTG GTATTCATACCAGAAACCAGCTCAAGCACAGACATCAGAGTTTCATCGGTGCACCTCCCAGATTCCTCTTCTGTGGCCCAGTCCACCAGCGTGTCAAGTGTCTCCACGGTGACTCAGTCAGTGCTGGTGTCGGAGTCAGCTCAAGTGCTGGTCCACTCCAGTGCTGCTTCTGAAGGAGCCATGATGGTTTCTGATTCAACTGCTTCTACCTCGTCAGATCTGGGGTCTGCTATTGATAAGATCATCGAGTCCACCATCGGCCCTGACATGATGAATG GTTGCATAGCTGTGACTAGTGCAGAAGATGGAGGCGCAGAGACAACCCAGTATCTGATATTACAAGGACCAGATGATG GTGCTCCTATGGTTGCCCAGATGTCCTCTTCAGCACTGTCTAATCGTATAGCCATAGAAGCTCTTGGAGAGGGCCCCACATCTACCTGTGTAGATCAGGGAGACCTGCAGCGCAACCTTGAACCTGACCAGCCTGATGATCGGCCCGGTCATTCTGGTTAtccagaggacagcagcagtcaGCCCGACCAGCCCCAGCACTCCCACCCCTCACAGTACATGGACTGCAGTGGTGATGGCCCAGACCAGACAGAGGAATCTTCATCTTCCTTCGTAGAGTGTTCAAGTGAGGGGCCCGACCAGACACGCTCGCAGTCACGCTTCCCTGACTACAACGAGGAAACCAGTAATCAGGACCTTCCTGGATATGTAGAATGCAGTGGTGCCGACTCAAACGCAACCAGCCATGGCCATTATGTGGTTGAATGCAGTGCTGGATATCTGGAATGTGTAGTGGACGATGGTGAGAGACCACACCATTCTCGGAGTTACATTGACAGCAGTGCGGATCATCAGACTCAGACAAGTCGGCAGTATGGGGCCGAGTACAGAGGCGAGTGTGTTGCAGCTGCCGACTCTGAACAACCTGGGTGTTCTCGCTATCGGCGAACAGATGACGACGAAGATGATGAGCAGAACCAGGATCCCGATCAGCCACAGCATTCCCAACAGCCACACCAGATTTCTTGTTATATGGAAAACAGTAATGGCCGAGAGGCCTCGATCTATGCTGATGACAGCTCCTCGTCAGACCACCCTCTGGCGGACACGGCAGGGTCAGTTGGACTTCCTGAGGCTTTGGAATGCAGTGAGAGTCAGTCTGGGCCCTAcatcagcagcagtgggacTTACAACCCCAATCCGGAGCCTGAGCCCGAAGCCCAACATTGCTCACCCAGCCAAGAGGAGCCCCAAGGATCCCAGGCGCCACAGAATGAGGCCAAAGTAGACAGGGAAATGGAGACATCAACAGTGGCAGACGGCTCCAGAGAGATCCCTCCAAACCTGGCAGAgttggaggaaatgatggaagtGGTGATCGTACAGCAATTCAAGTGTAAGATGTGTCCTTATAAGAGTGCCTCTAAAGACACACTCATTAACCACATGAGAGACAGACACTTTAAGCCTGCAG GGGACATGACCAAGAAGCGCAAGCGCGGACGTCCAACTAAAAGTGAAATGTTGGCCCGCCAGCAGGCAGAGCGGGAAGAAACCATCGAGAGGAAGGCGGCAAAGCTGAAGGCTGCTGAGCCCCAGCAagctgaagaagatgaagacgaTGTTGTGGATGCTGGTGCCATTGATGACCCCGAAG ATGACAGTGACTACAACCCGGCGGATGCAGATTGTGATGGAAGGCCACCCCCGGTTCCGAAGAAGTCCACGCCTCCtatttcttcttcatctcaggGGCGTCCTCGGCGTAAAGTCGGCCGGCCGAGGAAGTACAGCCTGTTGGATGAAGGTTATAATGAGCAAG AAGCAGAGGATGTTGCAAAGAAGTCAAAGATGGATGGAGATACAAGTCCACCTGAGGAAGCAAGTTCTTCTGGATTAAATAATGGTACGACTATGGCGACCAGTGAAGAAACAGCAGAGGCGGCGGTTAGCCAGTCAGATTCTGAGAACAAAGACCCTTCTTCCAATGCACAGCCAGAAGAGCTCTACAAGAGCAAGCGGGGGCGCCCTTCCAAACATTTTCTGCGCAACAAGTataagaaatacattaatagaAA TCGTTGCTTCAAGTCCATCAGGCCACTCCTGAGACCCCACAACTGCTGGATCTGCGGCTCCCGCTTCCTCACTCAAGAAGATCTGCGCTTCCATGTGGACTCTCATGAAGGCAATGACCCGGAACTATTTAAGTGCCTCCAGTGCAACTATCGCTGCAAGCGCTGGTCCTCGCTCAAG GAGCACATGTTCAATCACAAGGGCAGCAAACCCTTCAAGTGTGAGGAGTGTGATTACTCAAGTGTGTACAGGAAAGATGTCCTTCGCCACTCAGCGGTTCACAACAAGGACAA gaaaagaaagacagagatg GCACCAAAGGCGTCTGAGTTTCTCTGCCCTGTGTGTGATAAGGTTTATCCCATGCAGAAGAGACTCACCCAGCATATGAAGACACACAGCTCAGAAAAACCACACATGTGTGACAAA TGTGGCAAATCCTTCAAGAAACGGTACACATTCAAAATGCACCTACTGACCCATATCCAGAGTCTGGGAGACAGCAG GTTCAAGTGTGAATTCTGTGAATACACTTgtgagaacaaaaagctgctgctcaACCATCAGTTGTCCCACACCAACGACCGTCCTttcaaatgtgatttttgtaaatattctaCATCAAAAGAAGAATTCCTGGTCTCCCACCTGGCCATCAAACACACAG GGGAGAAGCCGTTCTCCTGCACTATGTGTCACTTTATGACCAAGCACAGGAAGAATTTACGCCTCCACGTGCAGTGCCGTCACCCTGAGGCCTTTGAGGAGTGGTCTGTGGCCCACCCCGAGGAGCCTGCCAGAAGGCGGCGCAGACCTTTCTTCACCCTGCAGCAGATTGAGGAGCTCAAACAACAATATGACAGCAGTCCAGGGATGCCACGCACCATT GTCACAGTGGATTCTGCCACACTGCAAGCCATGCAAGGTGTGGAAAGTGCCTCAGTGTCCCAGGACACCTTGGGAAACACCACCATCATCTATGAACAAG CTGAAACTGATCTATCAGCACAAAATgcccttcacctgctgctgaacATGAGCAATGCTCGGGAGCTGGTTGGAAACGCTTTACAG GTTGCAGTGGTAAATTCAGAAGACAAAGCTTTAGAAAAAGGCACCTGGAGTACGGTGACGACAACACCGGGTCAAACGCAGAAGGTGGTGACCTTTCATGTGTCTGAGAACGGGGAGACGGTCCTCCAAGAGGCCTATGAGGAGACCGCTTCTGACACAGGAGAAGTCACTCAGATTGCTATTGAAGCCTACGAGGGTGGCGAGGAATTCACTGTGGtggaacagaacacagaagaCAATCAGAGCCCTGAGAACAG TAATGGGGAGATCAGGGGTTCTCCAACTGTCGAAGTGTCTGAGTCGGAGAACATGAAAAGCGAAAGATTCTACCTGGCTTCAACTCTGTCTGATGGTGTCCTTCAACAGGTGGAG CTGAGCAGTGAAGCTCCTGCCTCGCCATCCGCCGTAAGCTCCCCCAGTGTGAACACTAAAAGGTTTTCCTGTCGAATATGCATGGAGTCTTTCCACGGACGGTCTGACATGGagaaccacaagagggcgcacTTGGACGCAAACACCTTCAAGTGTCCTGATTGCGACTTCACTTCCACCTCCTGGCCTGAGGTTAAG AACAAGAAGGACCTGCGTCGGCACATGATGACACACACCAATGAAAAGCCCTTTCTTTGCAAGCTTTGTGGACAAAG ATTTAATCGAAATGGGCATCTGAAATTTCACATGGAGCGCCTCCACAATCAGGAAAATCTGATTCGGAAGAATCCCACTTCCACGTCTCAGCAGACCATCATAGTTAACAGTGACGAGGAGGCCCTCGCCACGTTGCAGT CCCTCCAGGGACACCAGACAGCGCTCACTCCAGAGAGGCTGCAGGCTCTGGGACAAGAACACATCATTGTAGCTCAGGAACCATCAGATCAG GAGGAAAGTGCGTACATCCAGCAAATAACCACCATAGATGGACAGACAGTTCAGCACCTGATGACAGGAGACAACCAGGTAACTGAG GTCCAGTACATCATTTCACAGGAAGGAATGTCCCACTTGACCCCTCATGAGTATGTTGTAGTATCTGATGGCAGCCACATACAG ATGCCAGATGGTCAGATCATCCAATATGAGCATGATGGGACCtttctgcaggagcagcag ATTGCTGTAAGTCATGACGGACAGATCCGATATCTTCCGGTGAGGTCAGAGCAACAGATTGTAATCCCTGAAGACCTGAAGGCCGGCGACCCCTCCGAAGTGACAG ATGCAGCActgatgcagacacagaccCTCTACACTGAAGCTACCCCtgaacagctggagcagctgcagcagcaaggaATTCAGTATGACGTCATCACATTTACAGACGAATAG